In Rhodobacteraceae bacterium LMO-JJ12, a single window of DNA contains:
- the hutG gene encoding N-formylglutamate deformylase, translating into MTPVDVTQGEGAIILGLPHCGTWLPEGVGETMNERGRALPDTDWHVDRLYDGLLPGVTTVRANFHRYVIDANRDPSGASLYPGQNTTDLVPMSDFDGAPIWITPPDAGEVERRKQYHAAYHAALAAEIERVRKLHGVAILYDCHSIRSRIPHLFDGVLPDFNIGTNSGASCAPEIEREVQEICAAAPGFSSVLNGRFKGGWTTRHYGRPETGVHAIQMELAQSTHLQDENAGWDYAPEKAARLRPHLQKILENLADIAGSLKA; encoded by the coding sequence ATGACTCCGGTTGATGTAACGCAGGGCGAAGGGGCGATCATTCTGGGGCTGCCACATTGCGGGACGTGGTTGCCCGAGGGTGTGGGCGAGACGATGAACGAGCGCGGGCGCGCCCTGCCCGATACGGATTGGCATGTGGATCGGCTCTATGACGGGCTGCTGCCTGGCGTGACCACGGTGCGGGCCAATTTCCACCGCTATGTGATTGATGCCAACCGCGACCCTTCGGGGGCCTCGCTCTATCCGGGGCAGAACACCACCGATCTTGTGCCGATGAGCGACTTTGACGGCGCGCCGATCTGGATCACGCCGCCCGATGCCGGCGAAGTCGAGCGACGCAAACAGTATCACGCGGCGTATCATGCAGCACTGGCGGCAGAGATTGAACGAGTGCGCAAGCTGCATGGCGTGGCGATCCTCTATGATTGCCACTCAATCCGGTCGCGCATTCCGCACCTGTTCGACGGCGTCTTGCCCGACTTCAATATCGGCACCAATTCCGGGGCCAGCTGTGCGCCGGAAATCGAACGCGAAGTGCAAGAGATTTGCGCCGCTGCGCCCGGATTTTCCTCGGTTCTGAATGGCCGTTTCAAAGGCGGCTGGACAACGCGCCACTATGGTCGCCCCGAGACCGGCGTTCATGCGATCCAGATGGAATTGGCGCAATCCACCCATTTGCAGGACGAGAATGCTGGCTGGGACTATGCGCCCGAAAAGGCAGCGCGGCTTCGCCCGCATTTGCAGAAGATCCTTGAAAATCTGGCGGATATTGCGGGCAGTTTGAAGGCGTAG
- a CDS encoding alpha-hydroxy-acid oxidizing protein has translation MPVITEIEDLKRLYRRHTPKMFYDYCESGSWTEQTFRENSSDFDKLYFRQRIAVDMSGRSTASQMIGQDVAMPVALAPVGLTGMQCADGEIKAARAAERFGVPYTLSTMSINSIEDVAGATTKPFWFQLYTMKDEDFVRRLIERAKAAKCSALVITLDLQILGQRHKDLKNGLSAPPKPTLANIINLATKWSWGIGMLGAQRREFGNIVGHVQGISDAADLGAWTAEQFDLTLDWGKIAKIKEMWGGKVILKGIIDAEDAKMALAVGADAIIVSNHGGRQLDGALSSIRALPAILEAVGDQVEVHLDSGIRSGQDVLKAIAMGAKGTYIGRAYIYGLGAMGEEGVMKALEVIHREMDISMALCGRRSIDEVDRDILLVPEGFEGRWQA, from the coding sequence ATGCCCGTCATCACCGAAATCGAAGACCTCAAGCGCCTCTACCGCCGCCACACGCCGAAGATGTTTTACGACTATTGCGAAAGCGGCAGCTGGACCGAGCAGACGTTTCGCGAGAATTCGTCGGATTTCGACAAGCTTTATTTCCGCCAGCGTATCGCGGTGGACATGTCAGGGCGATCAACCGCAAGCCAGATGATCGGGCAGGATGTGGCCATGCCGGTGGCGCTGGCGCCGGTGGGTCTTACCGGCATGCAATGCGCCGATGGCGAGATCAAGGCGGCGCGCGCGGCAGAGCGGTTCGGTGTGCCCTATACGCTTTCGACCATGTCGATCAATTCGATCGAGGATGTGGCGGGCGCCACGACCAAGCCGTTCTGGTTTCAGCTTTACACCATGAAGGACGAGGATTTCGTGCGCCGTCTGATCGAGCGCGCCAAAGCGGCGAAATGTTCGGCGCTGGTGATTACCCTCGATCTGCAAATTCTGGGCCAACGCCACAAGGATCTGAAAAACGGGCTGTCCGCCCCACCCAAGCCGACCTTGGCCAATATCATCAACCTTGCGACCAAGTGGAGCTGGGGTATCGGAATGCTGGGCGCGCAGCGGCGCGAATTCGGCAATATCGTTGGCCATGTTCAGGGGATTTCGGATGCCGCCGATCTGGGGGCCTGGACGGCCGAGCAATTCGATCTGACGCTTGATTGGGGCAAGATCGCGAAGATCAAGGAAATGTGGGGCGGCAAAGTGATCCTGAAAGGGATCATTGACGCGGAAGATGCCAAAATGGCGCTGGCGGTGGGGGCGGATGCGATCATCGTCTCAAACCACGGCGGGCGGCAGTTGGATGGCGCGCTAAGCTCGATCCGCGCATTGCCTGCTATTCTGGAGGCCGTGGGCGATCAGGTCGAGGTGCATCTCGACAGCGGTATCCGCTCGGGGCAGGACGTTTTGAAAGCCATCGCCATGGGCGCCAAGGGCACCTATATCGGGCGCGCCTATATCTATGGATTGGGCGCGATGGGCGAAGAAGGTGTGATGAAGGCATTGGAGGTGATTCATCGTGAGATGGACATCTCGATGGCGCTCTGCGGGCGGCGCAGCATCGACGAGGTGGACCGCGATATCCTGCTGGTTCCCGAAGGGTTTGAGGGGCGCTGGCAGGCGTAG
- a CDS encoding beta-lactamase family protein, with amino-acid sequence MRKFGKFLGRLLLLLIVVGVALGVWKREEITRVMAVNSLFAKDKITRNFSHMDEMFLTLPMSKGPGPESPLPKGEDMTLPVGFDDWVQERSVTALVVLKDGEIRHESYYLGTSPEDLRISWSVAKSFLSALFGIVLEEGAIASVDDPVTKYAPSLEGSAYDGASIKNVLQMSSGVTFNEDYLDFWSDINKMGRVIALGQSMDGFTEGLSETYAAPGEKWQYVSIDTHVIGMVIRGATGRSIPDLMQEKIFDKMGFEADSKYISDGYETAFVLGGLNLRTRDYARFGQMVMQDGEWQGQQVVPTQWLRDSTVPSAKTEPDAQQYGYQWWMAPDAPDGEFFARGIYGQYIYFDRTRGVVIAANGADKGFREPGANDSNIAMFRALAEGLE; translated from the coding sequence ATGCGTAAATTCGGCAAGTTTCTGGGGCGGCTCTTGCTGCTTCTTATTGTTGTGGGCGTTGCCCTTGGGGTTTGGAAGCGTGAAGAGATCACGCGGGTCATGGCGGTGAACTCGCTCTTTGCGAAAGACAAGATCACCCGCAATTTCAGCCATATGGACGAAATGTTTCTGACCCTGCCGATGAGCAAGGGGCCGGGGCCCGAAAGCCCGCTGCCCAAGGGTGAAGACATGACGCTGCCTGTCGGGTTTGACGATTGGGTGCAAGAGCGTTCGGTCACTGCTCTGGTCGTGTTGAAGGATGGCGAGATCCGCCACGAAAGCTATTATCTCGGTACCTCGCCCGAAGATCTGAGAATTTCCTGGTCGGTGGCGAAATCATTTCTTTCGGCGCTTTTCGGGATCGTTCTGGAGGAAGGCGCGATTGCCTCGGTTGACGATCCGGTGACAAAATATGCCCCCAGCCTGGAGGGCAGTGCCTATGACGGGGCCAGCATCAAGAATGTGCTGCAAATGTCGAGCGGCGTGACCTTCAACGAGGACTATCTCGATTTCTGGAGCGACATCAACAAGATGGGCCGGGTGATTGCGCTTGGACAATCCATGGACGGGTTTACCGAGGGGCTGAGCGAGACCTACGCCGCACCGGGCGAAAAATGGCAATATGTCTCGATCGACACGCATGTAATCGGCATGGTGATACGGGGCGCAACCGGGCGCTCGATCCCTGATCTGATGCAGGAAAAGATTTTCGACAAGATGGGGTTTGAAGCCGATTCCAAATATATCTCGGATGGCTACGAGACCGCGTTCGTGCTGGGCGGGCTGAACCTGCGGACGCGCGATTATGCACGGTTTGGCCAGATGGTGATGCAAGACGGGGAATGGCAAGGGCAGCAGGTGGTGCCCACCCAATGGCTGCGCGATTCCACCGTGCCCTCGGCCAAGACGGAACCAGATGCACAGCAATATGGCTATCAATGGTGGATGGCGCCGGATGCGCCGGACGGGGAGTTTTTTGCGCGTGGAATTTATGGGCAATACATCTATTTTGATCGCACGCGCGGCGTGGTGATCGCGGCGAATGGCGCCGACAAGGGATTTCGCGAGCCCGGCGCCAATGACAGCAACATCGCGATGTTTCGCGCTCTGGCGGAGGGGTTGGAATGA
- a CDS encoding phytanoyl-CoA dioxygenase family protein: MHPLLSQDQIDQFQRDGVTIVRGLFAGQVELLRDGVARNMQAPGPYASENKKAGETGRFFDDYCNWQRIAEFDEAIRTSPAAEVAADLMQSQSVQLFHDHVLVKEPGTSMATPWHTDGPYYFVEGKQTVSFWSPLDPVREAALRCVAGSHKWEKPVLPMRWVSNDAYVPNIDDYMPVPDPDAEGMEVLEWEMEPGDAVAFNYDILHGARGNTSTTRRRAFSLRLVGDDARYVERPGPTSPPFPDHGMQSGERLREDWFPVILQR, translated from the coding sequence ATGCATCCATTACTCTCTCAGGATCAGATCGATCAGTTCCAACGCGACGGTGTCACCATTGTGCGCGGGCTCTTTGCCGGCCAGGTGGAATTGCTGCGCGATGGTGTGGCGCGCAACATGCAAGCACCGGGGCCTTATGCGTCGGAAAACAAGAAGGCGGGCGAAACGGGCCGCTTTTTCGATGACTATTGCAACTGGCAGCGGATCGCGGAATTTGACGAAGCCATTCGGACAAGCCCGGCGGCGGAAGTGGCGGCCGATCTGATGCAATCACAATCAGTGCAGCTGTTTCATGATCATGTGCTGGTCAAGGAGCCGGGCACCTCGATGGCCACGCCATGGCATACCGATGGTCCCTATTACTTTGTCGAGGGCAAGCAGACCGTCAGCTTCTGGTCGCCGCTTGATCCGGTGAGAGAGGCCGCGCTGCGCTGTGTTGCGGGATCGCATAAATGGGAGAAGCCCGTGCTGCCGATGCGCTGGGTCAGCAACGATGCCTATGTCCCCAACATCGACGATTACATGCCGGTGCCCGACCCGGACGCCGAAGGCATGGAAGTTTTGGAATGGGAGATGGAACCGGGCGATGCGGTGGCGTTCAACTATGACATCCTGCACGGTGCACGCGGCAATACCAGCACCACACGGCGACGGGCGTTTTCGCTCAGGCTGGTGGGGGACGATGCGCGCTATGTCGAGCGCCCCGGCCCGACATCGCCACCCTTCCCCGACCATGGCATGCAAAGCGGAGAGCGGCTGCGCGAGGATTGGTTCCCGGTGATCTTGCAGCGCTGA
- the hutH gene encoding histidine ammonia-lyase, with protein sequence MILTPQMATLAELETIWRSECAVTLDPSSAEEIAASHAMVAEAARGETPVYGVNTGFGKLASMKIAAKDTEALQRNLVLSHCCGVGAALDRATVRLMMVLKLLSLGRGASGVAPGTVRLIEAMLDAGVTPVIPDQGSVGASGDLAPLAHMAAAMIGEGRAVFDGTEMSGAEALAKAGLAPITLGAKEGLALINGTQFSTACALAGLFRAWANLRAAIAVSALSTDAIMGSTAPLVAEIHELRGQPGQIEVAAAMRALMEGSDIRESHREGDTRVQDPYCIRCQPQVTGAALDLLRFAGRTLEIEANAVTDNPLVLAREGRIVSGGNFHAEPVGFAADLIALALAEIGAISQRRVALMVDPTLSFDLPPFLTPEPGLNSGLMIAEVTTAALMSENKHLANPCTTDSTPTSANQEDHVSMAANAARRLGRMNTNLARIIGGEALCAAQGVEFRAPLTTSPDLRGVIARLRAQVPTLEQDRYLAPDIEAAAEMVAEGGLTEGLALPELGARA encoded by the coding sequence ATGATCTTGACGCCACAAATGGCCACATTGGCCGAATTGGAAACCATCTGGCGCAGCGAATGCGCGGTGACGCTGGACCCGTCGTCGGCCGAGGAAATTGCCGCCTCACACGCCATGGTGGCCGAGGCGGCGCGCGGCGAGACGCCGGTTTATGGCGTCAATACCGGCTTTGGCAAACTGGCGTCGATGAAGATCGCGGCGAAGGACACCGAGGCGTTGCAACGCAATCTGGTGTTGTCGCATTGCTGTGGCGTGGGGGCCGCGTTGGACCGTGCGACCGTGCGGCTGATGATGGTGTTGAAGCTCTTGTCGCTGGGCCGGGGGGCGTCGGGGGTGGCGCCGGGGACGGTGCGGCTGATCGAGGCGATGCTGGACGCGGGCGTGACGCCGGTCATTCCGGATCAGGGCTCGGTTGGGGCGTCGGGTGATCTCGCCCCGCTGGCGCATATGGCAGCGGCGATGATCGGCGAAGGCCGTGCAGTGTTTGACGGCACCGAAATGTCGGGCGCCGAGGCCTTGGCCAAGGCCGGGCTGGCGCCGATCACCTTGGGCGCGAAAGAGGGCTTGGCGCTGATCAACGGGACACAGTTTTCCACGGCATGCGCGTTGGCCGGGCTGTTTCGGGCCTGGGCTAATTTGCGCGCCGCGATTGCGGTCTCGGCGCTCTCGACCGATGCGATCATGGGATCGACCGCGCCCCTGGTGGCGGAAATCCATGAATTGCGCGGACAACCCGGGCAGATCGAAGTGGCGGCAGCGATGCGGGCATTAATGGAGGGGTCGGACATTCGCGAGAGCCACCGCGAGGGAGATACCCGGGTGCAAGACCCCTATTGCATCCGCTGTCAGCCACAGGTGACGGGCGCGGCGCTGGATCTTTTGCGCTTTGCCGGGCGCACGCTTGAAATCGAGGCCAACGCGGTGACGGATAACCCGCTGGTTCTGGCCCGCGAAGGGCGGATCGTTTCAGGCGGGAATTTCCACGCCGAGCCGGTGGGCTTTGCCGCCGATCTGATCGCGCTGGCGCTGGCCGAGATCGGCGCGATTTCGCAGAGGCGTGTGGCGTTGATGGTGGACCCGACGCTGAGTTTTGATCTGCCGCCATTTCTGACGCCGGAGCCGGGGCTGAATTCAGGGTTGATGATTGCCGAAGTCACGACCGCCGCGTTGATGAGCGAAAACAAGCATCTGGCCAATCCCTGCACCACGGATTCGACGCCGACATCGGCCAATCAGGAGGACCATGTGAGCATGGCGGCAAATGCCGCGCGTCGGCTTGGGCGGATGAACACCAATCTGGCAAGGATCATCGGGGGCGAAGCGCTCTGCGCGGCGCAGGGCGTTGAGTTTCGCGCACCGCTAACCACCAGCCCGGATTTGCGCGGCGTGATTGCACGGCTGCGCGCGCAGGTGCCGACCCTTGAGCAGGATCGTTACCTCGCCCCCGATATCGAAGCGGCGGCCGAGATGGTGGCAGAAGGCGGGCTGACCGAGGGGTTGGCGTTGCCCGAATTGGGAGCGCGCGCATGA
- the pth gene encoding aminoacyl-tRNA hydrolase, translating into MQLFVGLGNPGAKYAANRHNIGFMAVDRIAADHDFGPWRSKFQGQIAEGRLGHEKVILLKPETFMNLSGQSVGEALRFYKLTPADVVVFHDELDLAPGKVRMKQGGGHAGHNGLRSLHGHIGPEYARVRMGIGHPGHKDRVSAYVLHDFAKAEQGWLDDVLRGVSKGAPDLAKGDSGRFMNAVALQVNPPRPSAGTKAKPEAKTPEAALPDKSSQGDQAKGAGEQTAPDNRSALQKLADRFR; encoded by the coding sequence ATGCAACTCTTTGTCGGCCTTGGTAATCCCGGTGCGAAATACGCTGCAAACCGTCACAATATCGGTTTCATGGCGGTCGATCGGATTGCCGCGGATCACGACTTTGGCCCGTGGCGGTCGAAGTTTCAGGGCCAGATCGCCGAGGGGCGGCTGGGTCATGAAAAGGTGATACTGCTCAAGCCCGAAACTTTCATGAACCTGTCTGGCCAATCGGTCGGCGAAGCGTTGCGGTTTTACAAACTGACCCCCGCCGATGTCGTGGTGTTTCATGACGAGCTTGACCTTGCCCCCGGCAAGGTTCGCATGAAACAGGGCGGCGGCCATGCCGGGCATAACGGGTTGCGCTCATTGCATGGCCATATCGGCCCGGAATATGCACGTGTGCGGATGGGCATTGGCCATCCCGGCCACAAGGATCGGGTTTCGGCCTATGTGTTGCATGATTTCGCCAAGGCCGAGCAAGGCTGGCTTGACGATGTGTTGCGCGGCGTCTCAAAGGGCGCGCCCGATCTGGCAAAGGGTGACTCCGGGCGGTTCATGAATGCCGTGGCCTTGCAGGTGAACCCGCCGCGCCCGTCCGCTGGGACCAAAGCGAAACCCGAGGCGAAAACACCGGAAGCAGCATTGCCCGACAAGTCATCGCAAGGCGATCAGGCGAAAGGCGCAGGCGAGCAGACCGCGCCCGACAATCGCTCGGCCCTGCAAAAGCTCGCCGACCGGTTCCGCTAG
- a CDS encoding GntR family transcriptional regulator has translation MNAPDPSSPRRTSWQSVQDEVLRRIRARVWKPGESIPNEADLATEFGCARTTVNRALRALAETGILERKRKSGTRVALYPVGRAVFEIPLIRTEIEDQGHRYGYRLISVTQSAPPRPIGDALKPLGDGADTPALHVLAVHLSDGRPYVLEDRWINLAAAPTAIEADFSKQSANEWLLENAPYTGGELAISAAACGEAEASLLDLAKGTPVLVLERTTWGESRPVTAVHLWYCPGHRLVSPLVS, from the coding sequence GTGAATGCGCCCGATCCCTCGTCGCCTCGGCGCACCAGTTGGCAATCGGTGCAGGACGAAGTTCTGCGCCGCATTCGTGCGCGGGTCTGGAAACCCGGCGAATCGATCCCGAACGAGGCCGATCTCGCAACCGAATTTGGCTGCGCGCGCACCACGGTTAACCGCGCCCTGCGCGCTTTGGCCGAAACCGGTATTCTTGAACGCAAACGCAAATCCGGCACGCGTGTCGCGCTCTATCCGGTGGGGCGCGCGGTGTTTGAGATCCCCTTGATCCGCACCGAGATTGAGGATCAGGGCCACCGCTATGGCTATCGGCTCATCTCCGTCACTCAATCCGCCCCGCCTCGCCCCATCGGTGATGCACTAAAGCCCTTGGGCGATGGTGCAGATACGCCTGCGCTGCATGTGCTTGCCGTTCACCTCTCTGATGGGCGGCCCTATGTGCTCGAAGACCGCTGGATCAACCTTGCCGCCGCCCCTACGGCAATCGAAGCCGATTTCTCCAAGCAAAGCGCCAATGAATGGCTTTTGGAAAACGCGCCCTATACCGGTGGCGAACTGGCCATTTCCGCCGCCGCCTGCGGCGAGGCAGAAGCATCCCTGCTTGATCTTGCGAAAGGCACGCCGGTTCTGGTTCTCGAACGCACCACCTGGGGCGAATCCCGTCCTGTGACTGCCGTGCACCTGTGGTATTGCCCGGGGCACCGGCTGGTTTCGCCGCTGGTGAGTTGA
- a CDS encoding DUF2237 domain-containing protein, translating to MKAEPDKAINVLGGALVPCSLNPLTGYFRDGHCNTCDADMGSHTVCAVMTAEFLAFSKYVGNDLSTPRPEFDFAGLKPGDRWCLCAARFMQAADEGCGPKVYLEATHGRALEVVPMAVLEAHRFQRR from the coding sequence ATGAAGGCGGAACCGGACAAGGCAATAAACGTGTTGGGCGGGGCGCTGGTGCCCTGCTCGCTCAACCCGTTGACCGGATATTTCCGCGATGGTCATTGCAACACTTGTGATGCGGATATGGGCAGCCACACGGTTTGCGCGGTGATGACGGCGGAATTTCTTGCGTTTTCAAAATACGTTGGCAATGATCTAAGCACACCGCGCCCCGAATTCGACTTTGCCGGGCTGAAACCGGGCGACCGCTGGTGCTTGTGTGCCGCGCGCTTCATGCAGGCGGCGGATGAGGGCTGTGGGCCCAAGGTCTACCTCGAAGCGACTCACGGGCGCGCTCTTGAGGTGGTGCCGATGGCGGTGCTGGAAGCGCATCGGTTTCAGCGCCGCTAA
- the hutI gene encoding imidazolonepropionase, with protein sequence MLLTNCSIATMQDDKAYGLIPEGAIVVRAGEIMWVGSEADLPAEYSDMTRRDLDGRLITPALIDCHTHLVFGGDRAREFEMRLNGASYEEVARAGGGIISTVKATREASEDALVASALPRLDAMLAEGVTTVEVKSGYGLDPESELKMLRAARRLGEMRPVRIVTTYLGAHAVPPEYSGRGDAYVDEVCIPTLKAAHAQGLVDAVDGFCEGIAFSPEQIARVFDAAKALGLPVKLHAEQLSNLGGTTLAAEYGALSADHVEYATEADAVAMARAGTVAVLLPGAFYTLHETQAPPVAAFRAHGVAMALATDGNPGTSPMFSLLLTLNMGCTLFRLTPEEALRGITQHAARALGLNDTGVIAPGKRADLAVWDVKHPAELAYRIGFNPLHMRIFNGEVTA encoded by the coding sequence ATGCTTTTAACCAATTGCAGCATTGCAACCATGCAAGATGACAAGGCCTATGGGCTGATCCCCGAGGGCGCGATCGTGGTGCGCGCAGGCGAGATTATGTGGGTCGGGTCGGAAGCGGATTTGCCCGCCGAATACAGCGATATGACAAGGCGCGACCTGGACGGGCGGTTGATCACGCCCGCGCTGATCGATTGTCACACTCATCTGGTTTTTGGCGGTGACCGGGCGCGCGAATTCGAGATGCGCCTGAACGGGGCCAGCTATGAAGAAGTGGCGCGGGCCGGAGGCGGGATCATTTCGACCGTCAAGGCGACGCGGGAGGCCAGCGAAGACGCGTTGGTGGCGAGCGCCCTGCCCCGGCTGGATGCGATGCTGGCCGAGGGGGTGACAACGGTCGAGGTCAAATCGGGCTATGGGCTAGACCCTGAGAGCGAATTGAAGATGCTGCGCGCGGCGCGACGGTTGGGAGAAATGCGCCCGGTGCGCATCGTGACCACCTATCTCGGGGCACATGCGGTGCCGCCGGAATATTCCGGGCGGGGGGATGCCTATGTTGACGAGGTTTGCATTCCGACGCTGAAGGCGGCGCACGCGCAAGGATTGGTCGATGCGGTCGATGGCTTTTGCGAAGGCATCGCGTTTTCGCCAGAGCAGATTGCCCGGGTGTTTGATGCGGCCAAGGCCTTGGGCCTGCCCGTGAAACTTCATGCCGAGCAATTGTCAAATCTGGGCGGCACAACCCTGGCGGCCGAATATGGCGCGTTGTCGGCGGATCATGTGGAGTATGCCACAGAGGCGGATGCCGTGGCGATGGCGCGTGCGGGCACTGTGGCGGTTCTGTTGCCCGGCGCGTTCTATACGCTGCATGAGACACAGGCACCGCCGGTGGCGGCATTTCGCGCGCATGGCGTGGCGATGGCTTTGGCCACCGATGGCAATCCGGGTACTTCGCCGATGTTTTCACTGCTTTTGACGCTGAACATGGGCTGCACGCTGTTTCGGCTTACGCCAGAAGAGGCGCTACGCGGAATTACGCAGCATGCGGCGCGCGCGTTGGGATTGAACGACACGGGCGTTATTGCCCCCGGCAAGCGCGCCGATCTGGCGGTTTGGGATGTGAAACACCCAGCCGAGTTGGCCTATCGAATTGGTTTCAACCCGCTTCATATGCGGATTTTCAACGGCGAGGTAACAGCATGA
- a CDS encoding MaoC family dehydratase, producing MYFDDLPVGFTFETDSRTLTEQEVVEFARAYDPQPFHIDPEAAKASIYGGIIASGFQTLIVAFDLILSANIWTDASMGSPGLDELRWKLPVRPGDTLRVRGRVTASEPSKSRADRGRTTISYEILNQKDEVVSSYSAIQLLKRQP from the coding sequence ATGTATTTTGACGATTTGCCCGTGGGTTTCACCTTCGAGACCGACAGCCGCACGCTCACCGAGCAGGAGGTCGTTGAATTTGCCCGCGCTTATGATCCGCAACCGTTTCACATTGATCCCGAGGCTGCCAAGGCATCGATCTATGGCGGCATCATCGCCAGCGGGTTCCAGACCCTGATCGTCGCCTTCGATTTGATCCTCAGCGCCAATATCTGGACCGATGCTTCGATGGGTTCGCCGGGTCTGGATGAATTGCGCTGGAAACTGCCCGTGCGCCCCGGCGACACGCTGCGCGTGCGTGGCCGGGTGACCGCCTCCGAGCCGTCGAAATCGCGTGCCGACCGTGGCCGCACCACGATCAGCTATGAAATCCTCAACCAGAAAGACGAGGTGGTGTCGTCCTACTCGGCCATTCAATTGCTCAAACGGCAGCCCTGA
- a CDS encoding 50S ribosomal protein L25/general stress protein Ctc → MAGQIPDLNAEARTGTGKGAARQARRNGMVPGVVYGGEADPLPINIPFNVLIKKLKAGRFLSTLFNLKVDGQDDVRVICRSVQRDVVKDLPTHIDLLRLKRTTRLDIFIHVEFINEEEAPGIKKGGVLTIVRPEVELSVIAGDIPEKIVVDLDGLDVGDIVHLSDVKLPEGARPTVDRDIVIANISAPSALKASDDDEEEVAADEVATVGDEEAEAES, encoded by the coding sequence ATGGCTGGACAGATCCCAGATCTGAATGCCGAGGCCCGGACGGGGACAGGCAAGGGCGCCGCTCGTCAAGCACGTCGCAATGGCATGGTTCCCGGTGTGGTTTACGGTGGTGAGGCGGACCCGCTTCCTATCAATATCCCCTTCAACGTTCTTATCAAAAAGCTGAAGGCAGGCCGCTTCCTGTCGACGCTGTTCAACCTGAAGGTTGACGGTCAGGACGATGTGCGGGTCATCTGCCGGAGTGTGCAGCGCGATGTGGTGAAGGATCTGCCAACCCATATCGACCTTCTGCGTCTGAAACGCACCACGCGTCTGGACATCTTCATCCACGTTGAATTCATCAACGAAGAAGAAGCGCCCGGCATCAAGAAGGGCGGCGTTCTGACGATCGTGCGTCCGGAAGTCGAACTGAGTGTTATCGCGGGCGATATCCCCGAAAAGATCGTTGTCGATCTGGACGGTCTGGATGTCGGCGATATCGTTCACCTTTCGGATGTCAAATTGCCAGAGGGCGCACGCCCCACTGTCGACCGCGACATCGTGATCGCCAATATCTCGGCTCCGTCGGCGCTGAAAGCGTCTGATGACGACGAAGAAGAGGTCGCCGCAGACGAAGTGGCAACCGTAGGCGACGAAGAAGCCGAAGCCGAAAGCTAA